Sequence from the Rutidosis leptorrhynchoides isolate AG116_Rl617_1_P2 chromosome 3, CSIRO_AGI_Rlap_v1, whole genome shotgun sequence genome:
CGATGGAACCAAAGCTTCAAGTGATGAAAGATGAAGAAGGCATAGCAGTGGATGAAACAAAGTATATAAGTATTATCGGAAGCCTTCGTTATCTCGTACACACAAGACCTGATCTTAGCTACTCAGTGGGAGTGATGAGTAGATTTATGGCATCACCAAAAGAGAGCCATTACAAAGCTGTTAGACAAATTCTCAGGTACGTTAAAGGTACAACATCTTATGGTCTATTTTATCGAAGGGGTGGAGATGGAAAATTGCTTGGTTACAGCGATAGTAGTTATGACATGGATCGTAGTGATGGAAAGGGGACAACAGGAATGGCTTTTTACTACTCGGGAAACTTAATCACTTGGTGCTCAGCAAAACAAAGGACTGTTGTACTTTCCTCATGCGAATCAGAATTTATGGCTACAGCTTCTGCAGCATGTCAGGCCATATGGTTAAGGAATTTGCTAGTCGATGTGACAGGACGGAAAGCAGATTGTGTGAAGCTTCTTGTTGACAACAAATCAGCTATTACATTAATGAGAAATTCAGTGTTTCATAGGAGAAGCAAACACATTGACACAAGGTTCCATTTCATTCGAGAATGTATAGAAGAAGGTAAGGTTCTAGTTGAGCACGTAAGTGGGGAAAAGCAAGTAGCAGACATGCTAACAAAGGCACTACCATGACTTAAATTCAAGGAAATGCGATATATGATAGGAATCGAATGCTTGGAAGATGCACAACAAAATTAAGGGGGAGAATGTTATAGTTAATTCTGCACGTGCATCATAATTTGAAAGAGTCATGGAGTGGGTCAAGTAAATGGGCCGAGAATAGTAGATCAAAGAGAGAAAGTAGCATCATGGAAGACATGGGTTATTATACAGTTTATTTTTTCTCTATTTAATAGGATGTAATCTTTTATTTAAGTTAAACAATTTTCATTGCAATTTCCTTCTTCCAATTGTACGTTTGATTCAGTTGAataaaaactcagaaaaattgtcccaAATCTCATCTCATATTTTCACAATATTGCACTCAATACTCACGAATTGGGTCAGTGTTACCACTTTGACTCCAACAGAATGTTGGAGACTTAGAGGACAAACCTACGAGACTGTTTTCTTATAGATCCAGGTGTGCAAATATTTATTGTTTGAGCTTGGTTGTTTTCcaaaattaaatgaaatggataaaGTTAGATGAATTTTATTTGGGTTTATTGTGAAGTATTAAAACACTAGGGTTGATAATTTAGGGAGATGATGATGAGTTGGAGATGATTAAAATGAGGGTGAATAAAGATAAGTTAAATTAAAGATGGAGAGAAGGGTTAAAAagatgattttaccctcacatgcaatgcaTGTCAAGAGTTAACAGACTTATCTAATGAAAGTTAGATGGAGAGATGTTGGTTGcaaatttttgaaaaaaaaaagaattataaagcaaaagaaaatcctGAGAGACGCTGTTAGCGATATTAGGTATAATacagtgtaagacccaaataattcTTGTACATAGAGTAAAAATGATGCACATTAAGTGTGTGAAGCGTGGAGGAAATTTAAAAGTTGACAGACTGTTTGGACCATCGTGCACGCCGCGCATGgctaggggtgcgcgccgcgcactacatcTGGTGACAGTTTTCTGTTTTCTGTTAATTATAGTTAAATGAAGGGAAATtatgtcttttcacttggggtcggatctGTAGCCTTAACACCAGAATTGGATCTAGTTTTGAATCCTTTTCACATCCactaaacactctcatccattcttagagagagagagatagagttctagagagagatttgggattttggagaagaagaagcttgaatcgatcaaaagctcgagtgttaaagttgttcatctcgttcttggctacattttggtactgttggtaagctctaactacgaatttaattgttaagactcttgttcatgtttagggtttgagcttgttagggttctaaaccccatttctcatgaatatGGGGGTTTTGCTTTATGTATTGTCTAAGTAAACCCGATTGTTGTGGGTTTAGAGTTTGAGGACGAATTTGTTCATGGTTTGGGTGTAAAACCACTAGCTTGTaagtgtgttagtgtttagatgttcataagaacatgtttgtatgacaaaatgggtgttcaccttgatttggtgtcaaactatgttatgaggtcaagatttgatgaaccaagtatataaatgtcgattcaagtgttaattggtgttttgaaaatataatcactagccgttagtgattttgagcatttttgggacttatgtcaaaatgggttgactttgattgggtcggaTTTGGTAATgatactaatttggattaaatggatgttaaacgctcttgttaaagtgttaaatgacgtttttgaatgAAGTAATCGTGggtagtgattttgggttaaatggtgtcaagtataattttggttaaattgtacttgtttgaatgggttggaattaccacccgtagtggtaattggtgaagtccattttAGGTGACTAAATGGGCGGGTCGTTATGTTAGATGGAAacacttggttaagggtgttggagtcaaattctcttgtagagaatttgCTCGGTttcgtttggaggcgatttacatacatgacttgttcgggcatttcgaggtgagtggaataattatacatgtgtgtatgtaatgtatttacttgtgcgaagtgcgatgtgggttttaagtttggTATGCGATACTACATTGTGTTGGcttgggatgagggtttaaagttcgagtatgcgatacctcatcatcatgtgtgtgcgggcgtgaagtgtgggttttaagttcgggtatgcgataccacatttcacgtgacgggtgggatTTAATTTTgggtatgcgataccacccaagggactagtgatgcatactagtggcgtctgcgggGCTAActgttcattcgcgagaatcgttccctttgtatgattggttaaccatggttatgtgttgtagtatagcatattatattgttcgtgttatatgctatcgtttgtgctagctcgtgatatcgTGGATTTGGCGTTGTGAGTtgaaatggtatgctaatttaaatgctagcgtgtatgaggtaaattgtgtaagtgattgcaagtaagtaggttatatatgtatgtgtatacttttgcactcactaagcgttagcttacccctctcgttgtttacctttttcaggtattgtgttatgaggctagctagttgttagactagttgcgtaggagcgcttgggctcgatggggtagcttttgaatatgcggacgcggattggggatttggtagtccccgggattatgctcttggtatcgggttgggttatagagtcctaactcgtctaaatgtaaattgggattgaaacttgtattttgtacgaaagtcgtaaaatggccgatgtgggcccggtgtcgtaaaactcgttttattattggaatgtgttagtcttgtttattataatgtgttgtgaaaaacgTTTCTCCTAagagtgtcgggaagtgggagatctttaattgaaaattggaaatttcggacagaagctgaccaggccttgtgcgcgccgcgcacaggcagtggagcGCGCTGCGCACCCAtctatcatatataaatatatatatatatatgtatgtatatatatatatatatatatatatatatatatatatatatatatatatatatatatatatatatatatatatatatatatatatatatatatatatatatatatatatatatatacatacatatataaatttgctgcgtattcggttggataacgggttgagtcgttacaagtggtatcagagcatagtcttagggaattaggtgaccttggaataggtaccTAGTCTTAGCTTATTGACAGTTAcatattatttgcgggacttgttggAATACGAGTcgaattgagatttgttagtgccttagagtaggtgattaACTAGGACTtctgtttgtccaaagtgtgattatgtggggccttatttcgtgtgtaaattagtgccttagttggatagtgcctaatgtaagtaggcaaacttgaaagttgttttagtgatagtcacctaggttgtaggttgacttgttgttactGTGTACCTatgtacatttttattatattgtatataggtgtatatatacaagtatctatttggtgcggtgtcctagggatggcggctttgagtgatcaagttcacggtaaggactttggtcattcgggtactaggagttatcgcgtgttatttggtgtgaatgttgcgttagtccgagtaaagtactttgcgtgaccatgtgaaaatggtaaggtaggcatttgtaatagtgaccgatcaccattattacgaaagtgtatcttgacatcaagcatgacatgaggagtaccgaacggaggaaacgtggcatggttggggtagattcgggatgaattaggaatcgtttattggttcctaggatatagttgtctcggATGATGTGCTTGTAGACACATCGGGTTCATTGTTAGTCGGGAAGTGTTATGGTGGTTTTGGTTAGTTAAGTGaatgagcaaactcacgagttcgacgcgtacttagtcaccctaggtagcgggtgcactattgagattgtcattaattaaagttactcatcgtaactaggataaGCGATTAGTGCGTATGTGTGTGCGACAAGGACTTGAATCCCGTGATGGGAAatagcaagtctaatgattgtagaattgaGTTACACTCCGTAAAGTGTGTGGTTAGaggatcgtgtaaggattctagttatgaGTCGTCTTAGAATTTGCGAATtaaggagtcttcgggtcattaaactcatgggagtgagatCCGTATGATATTGATTGCGTAAGCGTGTTatagattatagggtaacattcctaacagaATATCCCTTGTTGTATTGATTGTGTCGTTatttggaagggtgtaagacttggtgttccaagcacctcttagcgttagacggaaggtttcgttaggctatatcgtttggccttgtgaaaGTTACGGGTAGTgtgtgatcggtagaaactttAGATAAGAAAATAAACCGTGAGGTTTTTCGGGTAAGTATGACTTTGGGTCATTATTGGGGAGAGATGGGCAATGTCGGGTGTATGggacccaaagatcgagtttctaaatctcgataGGTTGCTGTGGGAGTTGCATGAtacggcgtcaggtgccttcttatacctgctagtgtaatgttcaactctggTAATGGTGTGATcattttgtgcttagggtgcccgtgggatacccttggaagcatagaGGGTTATAATAGTGTTTGACGAGTGATAGGAATTCGACGGTTGCAcaagttgaagtttaagagcattgcggtaaatacttcttatgaagtgacgggtgagcgaatcttgttgctcttaagtgataggcaGGTAAAGATGATCGGTGAGTcaatgatggacttaatggtcggttaggccgaaggttaggatgaagtgttgatattgcggtcgatgtaaTTATTGTGTCgggttggtcactcttctccatgagagtgagaaaTTGTTAATAAAGGTTCGTTGcggggaaggtcgggtgatctcgactgagatgcacgactgattaagcggagtggcgtatgcctaggcttagaggcgttcATAGgattttggtggagttcgctttgcgaacgacgaAGGGCTGTTAATTGTTAATCGTGGTACGAAAGTGCGATGCCGTCGCATGTATGACATCTCTAGTGATTGTGTATgatggctctgagagcctaaggtgaatctacggtgatttggtgtgtatgaccaacgatgaggatggtcatgtgtgtcgtggaatgacaattccgcgggatgttatcatcttggcggtgggaatatggagctgaatcctaagtgggggagtttttactgtcgtaTGAGGAAGCCCCGGTCGTGTTAGATctagtgaagtgtaagacttcttatgtaaggtggtcatgTAGCACCAAAGTGAGGTACGAGGTCAATTGCAAAGTTGGAGTTCACGGAGGTGAGATAATGAAGTTGTTGTTGCAGGTGCTCTCGAATGTAAAATATGGGTTGCTATGAAACTTGGATCGTATTGTCGAATAGGTACAATTTTGATATTGTGGTAGATACAGTATTTTCCctatcgggaaacgtgatcgtgaaaaattgtcaagtggattattccacttaatggacgattgtgaggcgagagtgtcggttctgattgtctcacatagagacacgcaggtgttgtttttgttgcgagaatgtgtaccatagtgatgtgacccgtaggttgcattgaaatgtcgaggccatccttagcggacggtctaggtaggaaggttcactcGGATTTGGtgactttttttttgttttttgtttttgtgaGTCGTGTGATGAATTGCgggaattttgtgatgatgattcgccgttgacgatATTTTATTGTACGAATAGCctttatgctagtactaggaagccgtattgtatggttcagaggagaaaccctatgacgatgcgTTGATGTTTCGCCTAACTCgtagtgtattattgtcgtcctggattaatccagtgacggatagtcgtgtgcggatcgatcggtGGGAAAGTGGTGCTTCTAAAGTGTTATTTTGGGGTTatcaaaatttcttcgttgaagaatGACCCAGGTATGGAGCCGGAGGAAGTTGGTTCTTGGTCTAAGGAATATTCAGAAATGAtcggttgagtagtacgtttatTAACCAATGGAGTACGGAGTTTTAACGAAGCATAAATCCTTCttaatttggattaatgcaagtcaTGGTTCACGATGTAATGGattttagtagatcgcgttgggtggtgCGATTattgatgtagcttgttgcgaattTTAGCCGCGAGGACTTGAAGTGAtatgtggtgtttttcgtatttttctAAGCGGAAATTCTTGActtcgagtgtatgagatatcgcttgttgcggtagtgcacgctagtaattattagcgtgtggtgagatcttagaatttacgggggatgttatggatgtcgggcttgattGTGTTTCGTAGGTTCGTGAGGAGTGacgacgatgattgtcggtgaattgcTCTACTTTTGGTTTGATTGTGAAAAGTATTATATGAGTTGGATACTCGAtgtaggagcaaacggttgcggTTGTTTTGTCTCGAGGGGTGATTACCCTTCCTCGTTGTAatatatgatgcgttagtgtacgaagcaaGAAGTCGGATGCGTGATTACGACATGTGTGACTTCCGCATTTGGAGGcgaaaatgttcgagggagaagtgcttaacttctagtatttggtgcggatcacgaggacgtgatccaatctaaatgggggagagttgtaagacctaaatAATTCTTGTACATAGAGTAAAAATGATGCACATTAAGTGTGTGAAGCGTAGAGGAAATTTAAAAGTTGACATACTGTTTGGACCATTGTGTGCGCCGCGCATGGCTAGGGGtgcgtgtgatgacccggaaaatttcaacttaaaccaattctctatatgatttaatattttcgtcatgataagcaatgcattttgacaagttttaaaacttttgtaaatgagttttatataacggttgaccactttgtttgtccgacgatttacgaacgtcataacttgtgataattatataattgtgtgtgtgtatatatatatatatatatatatatatatatatatatatatatatatatatatatatgtatatatatatatacacggaaacatgcgaataatatttatatatgaaatgataaaaatttactattgaatgatgcaattttcaaattaaaatttttacgtatttaatcgttttatttttatgatgtaatttttcttaatttataagaaaaacgcaattaaatcaaagatgtacaagctgtaaagcacaacgtacaacaatgtaacttaaatagttcaatcaaaattaattaatttactattcatatgaatagtaaatgaaacgaaattaattaatttactattcacatgaaaacgacatgatagaaattattaattataagttacatagcatacccctaaagtatttaaaaaatacaactttttaaaatttaaattcaTTCGATTGAATTCATtcgattatattatattattattttattattatatatataaaaaatgatgTCGGCAAAGAAACATACAAATTCGATGGCTGCTAATAATTCACgcgttttaatttttttattattttaatgctTCATCATGGTCATACTAGCTTATATATTCGAAGATCATTTTACTGAACACTCCGCATAatttcatttcaaaaacacacatatatacatattcatattctctatattaatattattattatgaagattattatgaagattattaattaatattattattattattattattattattattattattattattattattattattattattattattattagtagtagtagtaatagtagtagtagtagtaatatacataaaatactacaactgggttatgttcaagtgatttcaaaacgGTTTTTCAAATGGTTTATCTAAGgatgttatgggtattgttcggggataTTGTTCATGAATCAAAGGCCAACTTtgcatttatcatctccgttgcgtctgcatactttttctacaatattaaaccataatattgatacgtgagttcatTTTATCCctctttactaaatgcttttgcaatttatatttttgggctgagaatacatgcactttattttgaatgcaatggacacaactacatactaaattctacactgagtttgaacccaaaatcccttagctttggtaactagtagctgccggttataagaactggtgggcgcgagtagttgtatatggatccatagggcttgacatccccgtccgttccagggaTAGAGACCCTAGCATGAACTAtaaaatggacgtatgctatttgagtttagttgtgatgccccgtacaaaactatagtgtacgaatcatcaaaaacaggatcattacaaggtcaaatactatatgctgtttcaaaataagtttgtattcatgaataaaggtgacgttttaaccaacgtcctatgtttaacatccgaaagtatgcttctatgaatagcaagcaaaaataatagtacgtaacccataggtcgttacaaatacatcgtttcaaaagtaataaagtttgaatgcaagataaaatgtttcatgcgaagatATCTCTAATTAGCACAGCGGGAGTCTACAAGGCAATACTAGTACAGCGggagcaagcaaaccttaagcacctgagaaaaaacatgcttaaaacgtcaacacaaaggttggtgagctatagtttaagtataacagtaatgtaaggtaggccacgagatttcagtgcttcaacagcgtttcaaaacagtatgaaaagtatatgtataaccgtgggcacttggtaactaacttaacgtaaataacaccccctaaaagtacacttggcaagtgcgtaagtttacgaagtattaaacactcgttaaatgctagcgcgactagcccgagtggtgatgtcaaaccctatggatccatatctaagattcgcgtttaccggttcaaagaccaatgactaaacgttaccgagctaaggggaaagtttatgccattgtataacccacacatatataaagtttaagtactcgtgcctagtatgtaaaacgtaaaatgctcaTGTATTCtcggttcccaaaatagttaaagtaaaaagggatgctataactcacagtggaaagtagtaaaagtcgatacgcgggaatagtaagcaagtagttggtccggaaggtcctcaacctaagtcaaaagttactaagttagtaaatcgttcccaaaggtttaaaagtatgtaaattaggtcttaggtatcatcatcattcatcatcaaacaaaaagtacaaagtaagtttcattcaagaaaagagtttgaaacaaaggctaacttcgttcagtcgccacagcctctatacaaactg
This genomic interval carries:
- the LOC139901493 gene encoding secreted RxLR effector protein 161-like, with product MADCNPAQYPMEPKLQVMKDEEGIAVDETKYISIIGSLRYLVHTRPDLSYSVGVMSRFMASPKESHYKAVRQILRYVKGTTSYGLFYRRGGDGKLLGYSDSSYDMDRSDGKGTTGMAFYYSGNLITWCSAKQRTVVLSSCESEFMATASAACQAIWLRNLLVDVTGRKADCVKLLVDNKSAITLMRNSVFHRRSKHIDTRFHFIRECIEEGKVLVEHVSGEKQVADMLTKALP